tcatgtaaagcactttgcattgtctctgtactgaattgtgctatataaataaatttgccttgccttgccttgcctattttGGTGGAGTTTTGGAGACTAATTGTTTCCAGCAAACACGCTCGAGCCACaatattaaatgtttgttcAACCACGAGTGTTTTAGTGACATTGACAACTGGTAAGGTTTGataatgtcaaaaaaaaaaaaagaaggatcaGAATTTGTGCCTGAagtataattatttttgtttagattATTTAGTTGCGCTAACTTTCTGCCCTTGAAAGAGTTGCTCTgaatattttgtctttattattacaaatgcaGATAGCGACTCATGGGAAAGCACAGGCCTTCAAATTCAGTTCTCATGGCTACCCTGGTTTCAAACAGCCATTTGGTTTGTGTGAGAGAGCagacataaaataattaattacacCTTCATCTGGTCAGTGATACCAAGCAGGTAACTGTGTAAACACACCCTGAGGATAGATAAAACCTTCAGCTTACCTTTAACTGCTGATTAAATCCCGTAAAGCCCTGTGACGGACTGGAGACCCTTTTCAAGGTGCAGGAGCCATCTACCACTTTCCCAGCTGCATGGACAAGCGGGGGCTATAGATAATTTATGGGTCTCAGCTGAGTTGAGATACCTGGGGTTAACCGCTGAAAACAGtggagagagaagaagagagagcaGGCAGGGTGGATTAgatgaaaaatgccaaaaacgATGCGTGACAGAAAGATGGCTTCATTGAAAGAGAAAGTCCATAAGAACAATAGTGAGACCAGCTATGGTGTAAGGTTTGAAGACTGTAACAAGGTCTAAAAGACAGGAGGCTGAGCTGGAGGTGGTGGAGTAGAAGATGCTGAGCGTTTATTTGGGAGCGACCAGGATGGAGAAGATTAGAAAAGATCTGATCAGAGCAACAGCTAAGGCTGGGTACTTTGAAGCGCTGAAGTTAGAGAGGTAAGGGTGAGGTGGGTCAGTGAAGAAGGACTTGGAGATAATTGGTGTAACAGTTAAAGCATTGACCCCTAAGAGGAGCAGCCAAATAAGACAATAATGTATGGACAGATGGGAGAATATTGTAAAAACTAGTGTTGTTACAGCTGAACTAAAACAATACTGCCCTCTACAGGCAAAGCAGTGGCTCTGTCCTACTAGGTCGGTGCAAACATGCTGATTTATCTgatttttctacttttctacTGTGTAGATGACAAATCCAAGAGTGTGTGGTCACACGTTCACATGCAGTATCTCACGTCTTTAGAATCAAATCAGTTCAATGAGGTAAAATCCAGCATCAAATGGattaaatctaaatgaaaaaaaaataaaaataagtggtGGAATCTACAACTAGATTAGAGTAGCATCATTCCATCATTGGGTGAGATCTAAAGGACAAATTCTATTTATtatatgcttctttttttcctctctcagtCTGTTTGGGTTATGGGTAAAGAAATGTTCCctctattgttttaaaatgttttctaagtGGCGATAGTTCCAATAGAGAGTTATCCGGGTGAGTGTCTTTTGGGAAACAGCGCAACAGTTTTCTTCAAAACAATCAAACACAAAGTGGTCACTCTTcctctgtattttttaaatgttttgattttgtttctgacattctatttttatccttttgtacggtgaccttgagtgtccagaaaggcgccttttaaataaaatgtattattattactgatGCCAGTTAACGTGTGTTACATGAAGGCGTATTATATTAAACATAATATATGAAACATAAatcttgttttctctttttaaagtcACAGAAACGTGACCGTATAGCATTAAAAGTAATTGCATGCAAGTTAAAGCCAGGATGAAAGTGGATGCTGGTATACAGAAAGAGTGGTCCTACTGAGGGACACCATTAGCTACAGCAGTGAACTCTAATTAAAGCCATCTACCTTTACACACCATGTTAGAGAAAGATAATTATCAAACAATCCCACAGTTTCATCAGAGAGACCAATAATTGTGAGTCTGACGTTTCAATGTATTGGGATGAaggtgtatttttaaaaatgaaaaccaaactTTAAGGGATTTTAAAGGCTGGTTTGTTAAATGAATTCACTCAAGCTGTaaacaaagtatttatttaataacttCAAACAGATCACAcaatattataaaatattaagTGCTGCAAGTCTTACAaaaacagtcagaaaatcctGCAAAACATGGTATAAATACAAATGAATTTATGtacaaataccaaaaaaaatataatgctcattaaaaaaaaaaatctacaaatttTCAAATTACATTCTCTAatctatataataataataataaaaaaaaactcacacgCAAACAAACCACGACACCCATTTTTACCAAGCtgccaaacacacaaacacatttcaagTTTTGTTAGGACAGGACTGGTAGCTTATCTCTGCGGTGTAGAGGGAAAgccataaaaataaacttcagcaTCAAATTCAAATGTTTACATCTCTAGAACGCTCACCAAAAACATTTCATAGCCCACCTGTAACACAGGtgacgtgttttttttattatttgttttggtgATTTCCAAATATTTCCTCAGAAATACAATATAGATCTGAAACTACTAAAATCAGACATATTATAATTACATCTGCGATCAGAGTCAGATTAACAGGGGAGCTACCAGATTAGGATCAAAGCTGCCAAACCAGGAGTCAGTGATTGCTTCTCAGCGTAGCCAAAACTGGGCTTTGGGTCTCAGTCGGCACAGTTTTGGCACCGAACGCATTAAAGACCTGAcactaaaaagagaaaagtaaagaaagaacGTGAGCGCCTATTAAAACAGGACACAGTACGTCCAACAGCTCTGCACAGCTTGGCTGGACTTCTCCTGTATCAAAGCACCCTGCAGTAACAGCTTCCTTTCATCCAGTGATTAAAACCTATAAAGCTGCACAAGAGGTAAAGCTGACAAAATACAAGACTGCCCCCTACAGGTCAAATCATTTCAGGCTTTggagcaaaaaaattaaaataaaaaaacaaatcctgagTTGATCACGTTAAACGCTGCCTCATAGCGGCGTAAATCACATTTTCTCCACATGTAATGGTTTATCCTCTTCTGATGTAACGTTTTTTATCTAATCTTCTCAGCGCAGTTTGAAAGTGTtcccacaaccccccccccccctaaaaaacccacgtttttaaagtttgttgtaAAGTTCTCTGAGCAATACGAACAAAATTCACGCAGTAAAGTCAACAACTGGCTCTAAAGACGTAGAAATAAGCAATGGCTTCATAgtgtaataatattatttgcccCATTCAGgcattcttttaaatatttcccaCATTTTTTATCCCCCCCAATTCATTAGCCACCTCCGTCGTTTTCAGCTTCAGCTCTTTAATAAATCCCCGAGGTCGTAGGTGTCGAAGAAATCCGACACCCCTTCGCTGTCCTCCAGGCTCCAGAGGTAGTCGCTGTGGTCTAAAGGTGGAGAGAAGCTGACGAAGGGAGTGTTGGGGTCTGCGGTGAACGAGGCGCCGGGCAGCTGGTCCTCCGTGATCTGCAGCAGGCTCGGCGGCAAACCCAGAAGTCCCTCGACGTCGAGCAGAGAGGCGGCGGCCGAGGAGGTGGCaggagctggagctggagcGGAAACAGTCACTGTGAGGAGGACGAGGACAGAGCACAGAGGAAATACATTTAACTGCATGATGGAGGACACCTGCAGATGAAATAAGTGAAAACTTTATAAACCAGAGCTACGTTCagttatttttagaaacgtaacgtcacgatgatgtcacatcacgtggtacgcagtagggcaagcttgcatagtccgccgctgtttcgctgtaaaagagacgtgcgttaccctagGTTTTACTctgtaaacgactgctttttccaaatctaaaaccatggtttttaaacattgttgctatggaacgtgcaacagcgactcgagttacgctgatcggccgcatatgaaggatgttttcttcaagactgccaaggagaaatgtgtgcgctgggttcaccggggcggtcggcctacacaacagttcaacccggaaaaagttaccaaattcacgtacatatgtagcaagcattttgtcggaggaaagggcccaaccgaagaacatcctgacccaattccagcgacatcaagtagtgaacaggtaagagttttttTGTGTTCTATTGAAGCTTAAATCTGATCATACGTCGAACAGCAAGTCATCCTTTGTTACACTTTTGTCATGTCTGCTTGTCTATCCTGTCTCGCGATATTGGCTTAGGTCCCTAAGTCGACcatgattgtttgttttgtcatcatttcagctggaGAGGTACGCTCGATGCAAAAGAAAGGCCCCCAAACAACGACTTTTCACCAGTCCACCAGTCTCTAAAAAGAGGAAACAACTTGTTGCTGACGCTGATTCCCAGCGTGATCTTGATGCTCGCCACGAATTTCTTAAGGGAAAGATTctgagatgtaaacagttgttttgtagctacctattggcaacatataccgattcctggacggtgattaaaaacagaaaaaaaacggccgacgacgccatgaacgccgagcaggaaacaaaaacaaagcttaccgttcatcaactcggcccgttttccgttttttttaagccctcgacactcaagctatcgtttgagctgaagtttggtgtgttcttcgacagttcgaccactaaaccgtgcgcctggaacatcgtcttgggaaagtttaacggctgcaaagtcgctgtttctgttgcgcgtgtaatggctggttgctacgggcgctctctacctgtttgtcctaccaaagcggcaaaaggggctttgctcttgagacggtgacgtcacgtgcgcggtacgctattcaatccaatttaatttatatagcaccaattaacaacatgtcatctcaaggctctttacgaaggtcaaattcaatcaaatcctcctgATTGGTCAACAAGttgcaggttgcatcaagtctcggcgtagcgtagagccacagtggacagttgtctgcattgttgatggctttgcagcaatccctcatactgagcatgcatgaggcgacagtggagaggaaaactccccgtTAACAGCTATTCCTGGTGACGCCCACGATACCAGACCTACCTTCTACGGTCTCCTCTTTGACGCTCTGGCTCTGCGGCGCTGCCGGGGCCGTCACCGGTAGCTCCAGGTTCTCCTTTTTAGGGGAGACGGCGCTCTTAACCGGGCTGGCGTCTTCCAGGCCTTCCTCTGGGCACAGGTAAACTTCTATAGGACCGTTCCTGCTCTTTAAGTAGATCTGTGACGAGCCCTGCTACAGAGGAAAACGATCAAATCGTCACATTTACAGAAGCCTGCAGAGGATCAAACAGCGGCTGTGGCTGTGTTCACACGTTGAGTCTCACCCCTGCAGTGTCCGGCACCTCCAGCTTGGTCTCGGCGGGAGCCTTGACGGCGATGACCGTCCGGTCTCTGAAACTACTGATGGAGCGGATGTCCTGGTGCGTTACGTAGCCCAGAGTGCAGCGGGGGGTTAAGGGAAAACGGACAAATGAAGTGTATATACAGGACACAGAGGAGAAATGGGACAACGTAGCAACAGATCTTTGTAGAAAGGATATCTTTGGCTGTCTTTGAACTCCGTGAGCTGTTTGAGTTGAGCGGTGGTGGACTGGATCAGGTCATCCAGGCATCGCTCTGCTTTCTCCAGGTCTCCTAGCTCTCGCTTCAGAGCAAAGGCCTTTTCTCCTCCAGCAACGCTGCCTTCAAAAACATTTCCCACCctaacaacacacacacaaagacaggaTCGCACACATAAATAGGCAGGTTCTGTTTTAAAGACTATCATTAGCCCATTCTAAAAGACTGGGAAGTCAAATAGGATCAAATggtaatggaaaataaaaggttGCTGGATTTTACTGTGGATTTTCTCCAATACAGCAATGTTCAAGGTTAAACATACAGGATAAAATATGCATGTATAAgtaaaacatgtattttctcCACAACTTGAAGTAGTACAGatatatgcactgcaaaaacggaactaaaaataagtaatattttcttaaaatgagtgtatctgtccttgatttgagcagataaataagatgatctgccaatggaataagattttggcacttaaaataggaacagctcatctccatcgtcttatttcaagtgcaggatgtctaattatcttattttagcggtcaaaatactcattccattggcagataatattatttacctgctcaaatctaggacaaaaacacaaattttaagaactttttacctatttttaaatcCGTTTTTGCAGCGTGTATAGATTTGACCCTGATTTTATCCTCCATGTCTGGAGTCATGTTCTTTTTCTTGGACAGTAGATaagcagataatcttatttacacaACAAGGGCAAATACTCgcatttcaagaaaatacattttactgacttttatttccctttttgcagtgtgggttcCTTGCTGtcttttgttctctaatgttctctaacaaactgaACAACTGCATTTATACAGAAATTAGTCATTTCTATTTAGTAATTAGATAAATTTGAAAGCCAACTGGTTTGCAATGGATTTAACTTAGAAGTTTCAGAGTGAAGGCGGTTATGCACAAAATACAGAGTCAAATAATCCCTCTGTTCTTCTGGAGTACGTATAGGCCTTCACTGAAGgcactgaatacaaatgcattcaacacttttacagttttttattcataaaaaataaaaataaattctcctTCTTCCTCACAATACtggatctatcacataaaaaattTTGCAGTTTGTGGCTAAGACCTGACGAAACGTGTAAAAAGTTTGAAGGGGGcctgaacacttttgcaaggtactacAACGACATGTTTGCACTTACATTTCTACACCTACGGGAAAACAAAATCAAGAGAGAAGATATGAACACATTCTCTTAAgtatcacactgcaaaaatggatctaaaaataagtaaaatgttcttaaaatttgtgt
This Fundulus heteroclitus isolate FHET01 chromosome 19, MU-UCD_Fhet_4.1, whole genome shotgun sequence DNA region includes the following protein-coding sequences:
- the e2f2 gene encoding transcription factor E2F2 isoform X4, with amino-acid sequence MMRLPRGVSPAPARPPAGLSCAQQKTKVSAGGGAKGELFCAGLSSPPMSTVPVGYFTQICNTTAAEQRANSLYSTPHGPDAKPIRSSSGRLPAKRKLDLEDPLYLPEFRTPKGKSNLAAGLPSPRTPKSPGERTRYDTSLGLLTKKFVGLIAESADGVLDLNWATEVLEVQKRRIYDITNVLEGVQLIRKKSKNNIQWLVGNVFEGSVAGGEKAFALKRELGDLEKAERCLDDLIQSTTAQLKQLTEFKDSQSLGYVTHQDIRSISSFRDRTVIAVKAPAETKLEVPDTAGQGSSQIYLKSRNGPIEVYLCPEEGLEDASPVKSAVSPKKENLELPVTAPAAPQSQSVKEETVEAPATSSAAASLLDVEGLLGLPPSLLQITEDQLPGASFTADPNTPFVSFSPPLDHSDYLWSLEDSEGVSDFFDTYDLGDLLKS
- the e2f2 gene encoding transcription factor E2F2 isoform X3; the protein is MMRLPRGVSPAPARPPAGLSCAQQKTKVSAGGGAKGELFCAGLSSPPMSTVPVGYFTQICNTTAAEQRANSLYSTPHGPDAKPIRSSSGRLPAKRKLDLEDPLYLPEFRTPKGKSNLAAGLPSPRTPKSPGERTRYDTSLGLLTKKFVGLIAESADGVLDLNWATEVLEVQKRRIYDITNVLEGVQLIRKKSKNNIQWLVGNVFEGSVAGGEKAFALKRELGDLEKAERCLDDLIQSTTAQLKQLTEFKDSQSLGYVTHQDIRSISSFRDRTVIAVKAPAETKLEVPDTAGQGSSQIYLKSRNGPIEVYLCPEEGLEDASPVKSAVSPKKENLELPVTAPAAPQSQSVKEETVEAPAPATSSAAASLLDVEGLLGLPPSLLQITEDQLPGASFTADPNTPFVSFSPPLDHSDYLWSLEDSEGVSDFFDTYDLGDLLKS
- the e2f2 gene encoding transcription factor E2F2 isoform X5; the protein is MMRLPRGVSPAPARPPAGLSCAQQKTKVSAGGGAKGELFCAGLSSPPMSTVPVGYFTQICNTTAAEQRANSLYSTPHGPDAKPIRSSSGRLPAKRKLDLEDPLYLPEFRTPKGKSNLAAGLPSPRTPKSPGERTRYDTSLGLLTKKFVGLIAESADGVLDLNWATEVLEVQKRRIYDITNVLEGVQLIRKKSKNNIQWLVGNVFEGSVAGGEKAFALKRELGDLEKAERCLDDLIQSTTAQLKQLTEFKDSQSLGYVTHQDIRSISSFRDRTVIAVKAPAETKLEVPDTAGGSSQIYLKSRNGPIEVYLCPEEGLEDASPVKSAVSPKKENLELPVTAPAAPQSQSVKEETVEAPATSSAAASLLDVEGLLGLPPSLLQITEDQLPGASFTADPNTPFVSFSPPLDHSDYLWSLEDSEGVSDFFDTYDLGDLLKS
- the e2f2 gene encoding transcription factor E2F2 isoform X1 is translated as MMRLPRGVSPAPARPPAGLSCAQQKTKVSAGGGAKGELFCAGLSSPPMSTVPVGYFTQICNTTAAEQRANSLYSTPHGPDAKPIRSSSGRLPAKRKLDLEDPLYLPEFRTPKGKSNLAAGLPSPRTPKSPGERTRYDTSLGLLTKKFVGLIAESADGVLDLNWATEVLEVQKRRIYDITNVLEGVQLIRKKSKNNIQWLVGNVFEGSVAGGEKAFALKRELGDLEKAERCLDDLIQSTTAQLKQLTEFKDSQSLGYVTHQDIRSISSFRDRTVIAVKAPAETKLEVPDTAGQGSSQIYLKSRNGPIEVYLCPEEGLEDASPVKSAVSPKKENLELPVTAPAAPQSQSVKEETVEVTVSAPAPAPATSSAAASLLDVEGLLGLPPSLLQITEDQLPGASFTADPNTPFVSFSPPLDHSDYLWSLEDSEGVSDFFDTYDLGDLLKS
- the e2f2 gene encoding transcription factor E2F2 isoform X2, with the translated sequence MMRLPRGVSPAPARPPAGLSCAQQKTKVSAGGGAKGELFCAGLSSPPMSTVPVGYFTQICNTTAAEQRANSLYSTPHGPDAKPIRSSSGRLPAKRKLDLEDPLYLPEFRTPKGKSNLAAGLPSPRTPKSPGERTRYDTSLGLLTKKFVGLIAESADGVLDLNWATEVLEVQKRRIYDITNVLEGVQLIRKKSKNNIQWLVGNVFEGSVAGGEKAFALKRELGDLEKAERCLDDLIQSTTAQLKQLTEFKDSQSLGYVTHQDIRSISSFRDRTVIAVKAPAETKLEVPDTAGGSSQIYLKSRNGPIEVYLCPEEGLEDASPVKSAVSPKKENLELPVTAPAAPQSQSVKEETVEVTVSAPAPAPATSSAAASLLDVEGLLGLPPSLLQITEDQLPGASFTADPNTPFVSFSPPLDHSDYLWSLEDSEGVSDFFDTYDLGDLLKS